From Desmodus rotundus isolate HL8 chromosome 12, HLdesRot8A.1, whole genome shotgun sequence, one genomic window encodes:
- the MYBPHL gene encoding myosin-binding protein H-like, whose protein sequence is MEAATVQEVALGPMLKVKEASPVDAEEPQTSPRQGASSPIPQLLAPLEEHPKIWLPRALRQTYIRKVGDTVNLLVPFQGKPKPQATWTHNGCALDASRVSVRNGERDSILFIREAQRADSGCYQLSVQLGGLEATATIDILVIERPGPPQSIKLVDVWGSSATLEWTPPQDTGNVALLGYTVQKADTKSGLWFTVLERYHRTNCIISNLIVGNSYAFRVFAENQCGLSETAPITADLAHIQKAATVYKTKGFAQRDFSEAPKFTQPLANCTTVTGYDAQLFCCVRASPKPKITWLKNKMDIKGNPKYRALTHLGICSLEIRKPGPFDGGIYTCKAVNPLGEASVDCRVDVIAPL, encoded by the exons AGGTGGCCTTGGGACCCATGCTgaaggtgaaagaagccagcccaGTGGATGCTGAAGAGCCCCAGACTTCACCTCGACAGGGGGCCAGCAGCCCCattccccagctcctggcccctCTAGAAG AGCACCCTAAGATCTGGCTACCTCGGGCCCTGAGGCAGACCTACATCCGGAAGGTTGGAGACACTGTGAACCTACTAGTTCCATTCCAG GGCAAACCCAAACCTCAAGCCACCTGGACGCATAATGGCTGTGCCTTGGATGCCAGTCGTGTGAGCGTGCGGAATGGGGAGAGGGACTCCATCCTCTTTATCCGAGAAGCCCAACGTGCTGACTCAGGATGCTACCAGCTCAGTGTGCAGTTGGGTGGCCTGGAGGCCACTGCCACCATTGACATCTTGGTTATCG AGAGGCCAGGCCCTCCTCAGAGTATCAAGCTGGTGGACGTTTGGGGCTCCAGCGCTACCCTGGAGTGGACACCTCCCCAAGACACAGGCAATGTGGCACTCCTGGGATACACGGTGCAGAAGGCTGACACAAAATCTGGG CTGTGGTTCACGGTGCTGGAGCGTTATCACCGCACCAACTGCATCATCTCCAACCTCATTGTTGGCAACTCCTATGCATTTCGAGTCTTTGCTGAGAACCAGTGTGGGCTCAGCGAGACAGCCCCCATCACTGCCGACCTCGCCCACATCCAGAAAGCAG CTACTGTTTACAAGACCAAGGGGTTTGCCCAGCGAGATTTCTCTGAAGCCCCAAAGTTCACCCAGCCTCTGGCAAACTGCACTACAGTCACTGGCTATGACGCCCAGCTCTTCTGCTGCGTCCGGGCCTCTCCCAAG CCGAAGATTACCTGGCTGAAGAATAAGATGGATATTAAAGGCAACCCCAAGTACAGAGCCCTCACTCATCTGGGGATCTGCTCACTGGAAATCCGCAAGCCTGGTCCTTTTGATGGGGGCATCTACACCTGCAAGGCAGTTAACCCCCTGGGGGAGGCATCCGTGGACTGCCGGGTGGATGTAATAG CTCCTCTTTGA